CCATCGGCAAATCGCCGATTTCATCCAGAAACAACGTGCCACCGTGGGCCGCCTCAATCCGTCCGACCTTGCGCTGATGTGCGCCGGTAAAGGCGCCCTTTTCATGGCCGAACAGTTCCGACTGGATCAGATGTTCAGGGATCGCCCCACAGTTAATCGCCACAAACGGCTTGGCGTGGCGCTGGGATTGTCGATGAAGGGTCTTGGCGACCAGCTCTTTGCCGGTGCCGCTGTCGCCACGAATGAGTACCGGCGATTCGGTGGGCGCCAACTTCGACAACAATTTGCGCAGTTCACGAATCGGGCGGCTGTCGCCTAACAACTCGTGGGGTTCATCTACCGGCACGACGCCCTTGCCCCGCAGTCGCGCCATGCCAAACGCACGCCCAATGGTCACCTGGACCCGAGCCACATCGAACGGCAAGGTATGAAAATCGAAGAACCACTCGCAGACAAAATCTGCGACATTCTGCAAACGCAGGACTTCAGGACTGAGCACGGCGATCCACTCGGTACCGCTGCGGCCAATCAACTCCTTGACCGCCTCGGGGCGTTCCAGATGGCAGGGCTGCAAGCGCAGCAGGCCCACATCGCAAGAACGATCCCCCACCGCCTGCAATGCACAGCTGTCCACTTCCCAGCCGGCAGTGCGCAAGCCGGGTAGTAGCCTGTGACAGTCATCACAGGGGTCGACTACCAGCAAGCGGCGTTGAACAGGTGTCACAACCATGACGATTCCTTGGCGCCAAGATTATTAAAGTTATTTAGAAACAAGGATTTGGGGCGCTTGGCGCTAACCCTAGCAAGATCTTGACGCTCACCTTGTACTATTTCGCTATAAGTGCGGGCAAAAAGCCATGTGTGTTTAATCGGGGGGAAAAAGTTTGCCACGGCCGAAACTTTCAATCAGCTTTCAAAACAGCCTCTTACATGACGTCAATCAGGGAAAGTTAAAATTTCTTGCTCTAGCATGTGACCCGCACCCCACCATCGTGCATCAGTACAAGTAACCCACCGCACGGTCAGCCCAACCGCCGGTACTCACTTGAATGGGCATACAGAGAGAAGACCCAAATGAACGCTCCGCTGCGCATCAACGAAGCTCTTTTGATTGCAGACCGTGCCTTCCAACCCTTTCAGTGCGTGGCCTGGCACGATGGCAATGGCGCCCTCAGCCTGAGCGTCATCGACCGTACCAACACCCGTATCGGCAGCAAACAGCTGTCGTCGACTGCCTATACCGACCCGGCTCAACTTGAAGACCTGTTGTTGCAGGCTCGCGCCGAGCTCGACAAAGATGGCTACCAGTTACAGTCCTGGGCAATGCCGAAGTAATTCAATGCGACAACTTCCAGCCAACGTCAAACATCGGCTGGAAGTTGTGCAATAACACTTCAAGTACTTAGCGTGCCGCGAGAATAAACCGTTCGAACGCCTCGGCAGCCCCGTCCTCGACGTTGCTGCCGGTCACCACATTGGCCTGGCGCTTGACGGTTTCTTCGGCCTGGCCCATTGCAATCGACAATCCAGCCACGTGAAACATCGCCGGATCGTTGCCGCCGTCGCCGATGGCGGCGGTCTGGTTCAGCGGCACGCCAAGGTGCTCAGCCAGGGTTTTCAAGGCCTCGCCTTTGTTAGCCAGCATTGCGGTCACGTCCAGATACACCGGCTGTGAACGCGATACCTGAGCCAAGCCTTGTACCTTGGGCTGCAACTGCGCTTCCAACTCCACCAGCAACTGCGTGTTGTTACTGGCCGCGACAATCTTGTCGACCCGGTCCAGGTAGGGCTCGAAGCTCTCCACGACCACCGGGCCATAGCCCAGGCCATCAGCTTCGCGCTGCACCATTGGCCCTGGCGGGTCGCGGCGCAGCCAATCGCCGTCGGCAAACACCCACACTTCTACATCCGGCTCGGCAGAAAACAGCGCCAGCGTGACCAGTGCCGCTTCTGCCGGCAAATGGTGAGCCACCAGGATGCTGCCATCCGGGTTGACCAGCGTGCCGCCGTTGAAGCCGGCCACCGGCACATCGATGCCAAACGTCTCGATCAAATGCAGCATGGCCTTGGGCGGACGCCCGCTGGCCAGGCTGAACAGCACCCCGGCTTCACGCATCGCAGCAATAGCGTCGGCGGTGCGCTGACTGAGGCTGTGGTCGGGGTGCAACAGCGTCCCGTCTACATCACTGAGGACAAAGCGGATGGGATGAATCGTTACGTCACTCATCCGAGGCTGTGCCAGGTGCGGCCGTCACGAGCGAGTAACGCATCCGCTGCCACCGGGCCATCTTCGCCAGCCTTGTAGGCCTGGATACCGTCGTCTTCCTTCCAGGCATCCAGGAACGGCTGCACGGCGCGCCAACCGTTCTCGATGTTGTCGGCACGCTGGAACAACGTCTGATCGCCGGTCAAACAGTCGTAGATCAGGGTTTCGTAACCTGTCGAGGGCTGCATCTCGAAGAAGTCCTTGTAGTCAAAACCCAACTCGATATTGGCCATCTCCAGAGTCGGCCCAGGCTTCTTGGCCAGCAGGTCGAACCACATGCCTTCGTTCGGCTGGATCTGGATTTTCAAGTAAGTGGGCTTGAGCTCATCGACTTCGGTATCGCGAAATTGCGCATAAGGCGCCTGCTTGAAGCAAATCACGATCTCGGTGTCGCGGATGCTCATGCGCTTGCCGGTTCGCAAGTAAAACGGCACACCGACCCAACGCCAGTTATCAATCATCACTTTGAGCGCAACGAAGGTCTCGGTGCTGCTGTCGGGTGCGACGTTGGCTTCTTCGCGATAACCGGGCAATGGCTTGCCAGCGATTTCGCCGGCGGTGTACTGGCCGCGCACGGAATTGGCCCGCGCATCTTCCAGCGACCAGGGGCGAATTGCACCGACCACCTTGGCTTTCTCACCGCGCACCGCATCGGCGCCGAAGGCTGCCGGCGGCTCCATGGCGACCATCGCCAGCAGCTGGAACAGATGGTTGGGCACCATGTCACGCAGTGTGCCGGTTTTTTCGAAAAAGTTACCTCGGGTTTCAACGCCGACGGTTTCAGCCGCGGTGATTTGCACGTGATCGATGTAGTGGTTGTTCCAGAATGCTTCGAACAGCACGTTGGAGAAGCGGCTGACCAGAATGTTCTGCACCGTCTCCTTGCCCAGGTAATGGTCGATGCGGTAGATCTGCTTCTCGCTCATCACCTTGAGCAGGCATGCGTTCAGCGCCTCGGCGGTGGCCAGGTCGGAGCCGAACGGCTTCTCGATAACCACGCGCCGAAAGCCATCGTCCGTTTCATTCAACAAACCGGCACTGCCCAGGCGCTGCACCACTTCACTGAAGAAGCGCGGCGCAGTGGCGAGGTAGAACACGGCGTTGCCGGTGCCGCTGTCGGCGATCTTCTGCGCAATATCCGCGTAAGTGCCGTCGTCAAGGAAGTCGCCCTCGACATAGCTGATGCCCTTGGCCAGTTGCGCCCACAGCGCAGGGTCCAGGGCATGTTCAGCATTGCCCCGGACCTTGCTGGCGGCTTCGGTGCGAATGAAATCCTCAAGCTTCTTGGCGAAGTCTGCGTCGCTGATGGCGTTGTGATCAACGCCGACAATACGCAGGCCATCGCCCAGCAACCCGTCGCGGCTCAGGTTGTACAGCGCCGGCATGAGCAGGCGCTTGACCAGGTCGCCATGGGCGCCAAACAGAAACAACGTGGTAGGTGGAGCGGGTTCGGCCTTGGGTTTCTTGCCGTTGGCGGTCATTTTTTGGAAGTCTCCACATGGCCGCCAAAGCCGAAGCGCATGGCAGACAGCATTTTGTCGCCGTAGGTGCTCTGCTGGCGGGAGCGGAAACGCGCAAACAGCGATGTCGACAGCACCGGTACCGGCACCGCTTGTTCCATCGCCGCTTCGATGGTCCAACGGCCTTCGCCGCTGTCCGCTACGGAACCGGAGTAACCATCGAGTTTCGGGTCGGTGGCCAGGGCGTCGGCGGTCAAGTCCAGCAGCCACGACGACACCACGCTGCCACGGCGCCAGACTTCGGCGATATCGGCAACGTTGAGGTCAAAGCGCTGATCCTCCGGCAGGTTCTCCGAGTTCTTGGTCTTGAGGATGTCAAAACCTTCGGCGAACGCCTGCATCATTCCGTATTCAATGCCGTTGTGGATCATCTTGACGAAATGACCGGAACCCGCCGGGCCTGCATGGATATAACCGTGCTCGGCGCGTGGGTCGGCTGCGGCCGAACGGTCCTTGGTGCGCGGGATATTGCCTAGGCCAGGGGCCAGGCTCTTGAAGATCGGGTCCAGACGCTGCACGGTCTCGACGTCGCCGCCGATCATCATGCAATAGCCACGCTCCAGGCCCCAGACGCCGCCGGAAGTGCCGACGTCAACGTAGTGCAGGCCCTTTTCAGCCAGGGCCTTGCCGCGACGTACGTCATCCTTGTAGTTGGTATTGCCGCCGTCGATGATCACATCGCCGTCTTCGAGCAACTCGCTCAAGGCATTGATAGTGTCTTCGGTGGGCGCGCCCGCCGGCAACATTACCCAGACCGCACGGGGCTTTTGCAGGCCAGCCACCAGGGCATTCAAGTCGGCGACGCCAGCGGCGCCCTCCTCGCTCAAGGCTTTGACGAAGGCTTCGTTACGGTCGTATACAACGGTGGTATGCCCATTGAGCATCAGGCGCCGCGCAATGTTACCGCCCATGCGGCCTAGTCCGATAATCCCCAGTTGCATGTGCTGATGCTCCTAACTTCTAAAAAATGTGTGACATAGTTTATAGCGCAATGAGGCTAATGAGGGTTAGTCCAGAGCAGATCCGTGTAGTTTCATGACAAAAAAGTTGCCATCGTTTCACCATCACCGCCTGAAAAGTCACACGACCGCCAAAAATAAAAAAGTTCCCTTGCTGCAAAAAAGAATTCAAACTTGCTTCCGACTGTTGCCCAAACCCTGTTTGAGCAGCGCGATCTACCGGCTATTTGCGAGGTAAGCAATGAGCACAGCACAGATGACCCGCCCGCCACAGACCCTCTACGTCAGCATCCGCCGCGATGAATTGCGCCAGTTGAAGGACGAGCGCGATCAGTTGCAACAGGAAGTCCTGCGTCTGCGTTCACACCTTCAAGCCCAGCTCGAACTGCCATCCCAGGCCAAGCCGGCGCTCTGCTGAACGCACCTGGTCAGTTTGTAAGGCAATACCTACGGAAAACTCACAAAGTTTTCACACACTTATCCTGATACTCCCGCCCGCGATGCCGCTCACGTTCTGAGCGGCCCGATGTCGCGCGACTCTGCGCGACGATCATTGACTGATGGGGCGCTGGATGGCGATGTTCAAACGCAGCACGACGACTGCGAAAGGCTTTGATTGGGCCGGCCTTGGTTGGCTATTCCTGTTTTTCTGGTATTTCTCGGGTATTACCCAGCTTCTTATCCAACTGACCGGCACGTCCGGCTTCAGTGGTTTCCGCCAGGCATTCTTCATGAGTGCACTGTGGCTGGCGCCGATGCTGCTGTTCCCGCGCAGGACACGCGTGCTTGCCGCCTTGATCGGTGTGGTGTTGTGGGCCTGTTCCATGGCCAGCCTAGGTTACTTCTTCATTTACCAGCAGGAGTTCTCCCAGAGCGTCATCTTCATCATGTTCGAGTCGAACATCTCCGAAGCGGGCGAATACGCGACCCAATATTTTGCCTGGTGGATCGTGCTGGCGTTCATAGCCCACACCGCCTTCGCCATCTTCCTCTGGACCCGCCTGCGCCCGGTGTACCTGCCTCGCGGCCAGTCGATCGTGGCGGCCATCGCCATTGTCCTGGCGGTTGTGGGCTACCCGCTGGTCAAGCAAATCGCCACCAGCGAAACCATGGAATTGGCCATTGATCGTTTCGAAACCCGTATCGAGCCTGCCGTGCCTTGGCAGATGATCGTCGCCTACCGTCGCTACACCGAACAGCTGGACAATATGCAGGGCATGCTCAACAGCGCCAGCCAGATCCCG
This genomic stretch from Pseudomonas synxantha BG33R harbors:
- a CDS encoding sigma-54 dependent transcriptional regulator; translation: MVVTPVQRRLLVVDPCDDCHRLLPGLRTAGWEVDSCALQAVGDRSCDVGLLRLQPCHLERPEAVKELIGRSGTEWIAVLSPEVLRLQNVADFVCEWFFDFHTLPFDVARVQVTIGRAFGMARLRGKGVVPVDEPHELLGDSRPIRELRKLLSKLAPTESPVLIRGDSGTGKELVAKTLHRQSQRHAKPFVAINCGAIPEHLIQSELFGHEKGAFTGAHQRKVGRIEAAHGGTLFLDEIGDLPMELQANLLRFLQEKHIERVGGSQPISVDVRVLAATHVDLEAAVEKGAFREDLYYRLNVLQVVTVPLRERHGDVAMLANHFSRFYSQETGRRPRSFSEEALVAMGQHPWPGNVRELANRVRRGLVLAEGRQIEAVDLGLQGQQVLSPPMATLEDYKHRAERQALCDVLNRHSDNFSVAARVLGISRPTFYRLLHKHQIR
- a CDS encoding Cof-type HAD-IIB family hydrolase — its product is MSDVTIHPIRFVLSDVDGTLLHPDHSLSQRTADAIAAMREAGVLFSLASGRPPKAMLHLIETFGIDVPVAGFNGGTLVNPDGSILVAHHLPAEAALVTLALFSAEPDVEVWVFADGDWLRRDPPGPMVQREADGLGYGPVVVESFEPYLDRVDKIVAASNNTQLLVELEAQLQPKVQGLAQVSRSQPVYLDVTAMLANKGEALKTLAEHLGVPLNQTAAIGDGGNDPAMFHVAGLSIAMGQAEETVKRQANVVTGSNVEDGAAEAFERFILAAR
- the zwf gene encoding glucose-6-phosphate dehydrogenase, whose amino-acid sequence is MTANGKKPKAEPAPPTTLFLFGAHGDLVKRLLMPALYNLSRDGLLGDGLRIVGVDHNAISDADFAKKLEDFIRTEAASKVRGNAEHALDPALWAQLAKGISYVEGDFLDDGTYADIAQKIADSGTGNAVFYLATAPRFFSEVVQRLGSAGLLNETDDGFRRVVIEKPFGSDLATAEALNACLLKVMSEKQIYRIDHYLGKETVQNILVSRFSNVLFEAFWNNHYIDHVQITAAETVGVETRGNFFEKTGTLRDMVPNHLFQLLAMVAMEPPAAFGADAVRGEKAKVVGAIRPWSLEDARANSVRGQYTAGEIAGKPLPGYREEANVAPDSSTETFVALKVMIDNWRWVGVPFYLRTGKRMSIRDTEIVICFKQAPYAQFRDTEVDELKPTYLKIQIQPNEGMWFDLLAKKPGPTLEMANIELGFDYKDFFEMQPSTGYETLIYDCLTGDQTLFQRADNIENGWRAVQPFLDAWKEDDGIQAYKAGEDGPVAADALLARDGRTWHSLG
- the gnd gene encoding phosphogluconate dehydrogenase (NAD(+)-dependent, decarboxylating), whose amino-acid sequence is MQLGIIGLGRMGGNIARRLMLNGHTTVVYDRNEAFVKALSEEGAAGVADLNALVAGLQKPRAVWVMLPAGAPTEDTINALSELLEDGDVIIDGGNTNYKDDVRRGKALAEKGLHYVDVGTSGGVWGLERGYCMMIGGDVETVQRLDPIFKSLAPGLGNIPRTKDRSAAADPRAEHGYIHAGPAGSGHFVKMIHNGIEYGMMQAFAEGFDILKTKNSENLPEDQRFDLNVADIAEVWRRGSVVSSWLLDLTADALATDPKLDGYSGSVADSGEGRWTIEAAMEQAVPVPVLSTSLFARFRSRQQSTYGDKMLSAMRFGFGGHVETSKK
- a CDS encoding DUF6026 family protein, with translation MSTAQMTRPPQTLYVSIRRDELRQLKDERDQLQQEVLRLRSHLQAQLELPSQAKPALC